The Geobacillus stearothermophilus ATCC 12980 genome contains a region encoding:
- a CDS encoding IclR family transcriptional regulator domain-containing protein, producing MNKPAKSSTLRAAAFPVGHPKDIAALLLIEVDGIFAGIDEQIDDILTICRRHHVREVKVAQSEEERARWWANRKTGFGAMGAISPDYLVQDGVIPRSRLPEVLNEIANISRKYGLLIVNIFHSGDGNLHPLVLFDASKPLGPVIETELDPLSVSVKARVNGVEKQNSPTELMIISISKMISYLSHVMTLQPGDVILTGSPVGAELVGPGTVIECEVDGIGTLRNTFVAAKAPAVAAEIIDRKGLPRHTDWTITDREAFFRELDTIRQNGYALDLEENEYGIRCVAVPIFDYTGSVVAAVSVFGPTIRMTDDRIMRLAARMRQIGKELSARLGHRPIHSVQP from the coding sequence ATGAACAAACCGGCCAAGAGCAGCACTCTCCGCGCGGCCGCGTTTCCAGTCGGCCATCCGAAAGACATCGCCGCGCTGTTGCTCATTGAAGTGGACGGCATTTTCGCCGGGATTGACGAGCAAATCGACGATATTTTAACGATTTGCCGCCGCCACCATGTGCGCGAAGTGAAAGTCGCCCAGTCAGAGGAAGAGCGGGCGCGCTGGTGGGCGAACCGGAAAACCGGCTTTGGCGCCATGGGGGCGATTTCGCCGGATTATTTAGTGCAAGACGGCGTCATTCCGCGCAGCCGGCTGCCGGAAGTGTTGAACGAAATCGCCAACATCAGCCGCAAATACGGGCTTCTGATTGTGAATATTTTCCATTCTGGAGACGGCAATTTGCACCCGCTTGTGTTGTTTGATGCGAGCAAGCCGCTCGGCCCGGTTATTGAAACGGAGCTTGACCCGCTGTCGGTGTCGGTGAAAGCGCGCGTGAACGGCGTCGAAAAACAAAACAGCCCGACAGAGCTCATGATCATTTCGATCAGCAAAATGATCTCCTATTTGTCCCATGTCATGACGTTGCAGCCGGGCGATGTCATTTTAACCGGAAGCCCGGTCGGCGCTGAGCTGGTTGGCCCGGGAACAGTCATTGAATGTGAAGTGGACGGCATCGGCACGCTCCGCAATACGTTTGTCGCCGCCAAAGCGCCGGCTGTCGCCGCCGAGATCATCGACCGGAAAGGGTTGCCCAGACATACCGATTGGACGATCACCGACCGCGAGGCGTTTTTCCGCGAGCTTGACACCATTCGGCAAAACGGATATGCGCTTGACCTGGAAGAAAATGAATATGGCATCCGCTGCGTCGCGGTGCCGATTTTCGACTATACAGGAAGCGTTGTCGCCGCCGTCAGCGTTTTCGGCCCGACGATCCGCATGACGGATGACCGCATCATGAGGCTTGCTGCGCGCATGCGCCAAATCGGCAAAGAACTCTCCGCCCGGCTCGGCCATCGGCCGATTCATTCCGTCCAGCCGTAA